One genomic segment of [Phormidium] sp. ETS-05 includes these proteins:
- the rlmN gene encoding 23S rRNA (adenine(2503)-C(2))-methyltransferase RlmN encodes MSPTAASSTNHHHSASDAHSIPLLGRSVEELTAWVQEQGQPAYRGKQLHNWLYQHGARSLAEITVFPQQWRHTMADFPVGRSEIAYRSQARDGTVKYLLRLADGMTVETVGIPTAKRLTVCVSSQVGCPMACDFCATGKGGFDRNLMVSEIVDQVLTVQEDFQRRVSHIVFMGMGEPLLNVTNLLGAVRCINEDVGIGQRCITVSTVGIRDRIRQLAQFRGQFTLAVSLHAGNQRLRERLIPTARNYPLPDLIAECREYVQITGRRLTFEYILLAGVNDNLENAAQLAQMLRGFQSHVNLIPYNPIKEADYQRPDAERIQAFADALEQRHIAVSVRYSRGLEADAACGQLRAAAK; translated from the coding sequence ATGTCTCCCACTGCAGCCAGCTCTACCAATCACCACCATAGCGCCTCTGACGCCCACAGTATCCCGCTCTTGGGGCGGTCCGTTGAAGAGTTGACGGCGTGGGTACAAGAACAGGGACAACCGGCATATCGGGGTAAGCAGCTTCACAATTGGCTTTACCAACATGGAGCCCGGAGTTTGGCAGAAATTACGGTGTTTCCCCAGCAATGGCGACACACGATGGCGGATTTTCCGGTGGGACGATCGGAAATTGCCTATCGTTCTCAAGCTCGCGATGGTACGGTCAAGTATTTATTGCGGTTGGCGGATGGGATGACGGTGGAAACGGTGGGTATCCCTACGGCGAAGCGGCTAACGGTTTGTGTTAGCTCTCAGGTGGGTTGTCCGATGGCGTGTGATTTCTGCGCTACGGGGAAAGGCGGTTTTGACCGCAATTTGATGGTTAGTGAAATTGTGGACCAGGTGCTAACGGTGCAGGAAGATTTCCAGCGGCGGGTGAGCCATATTGTGTTTATGGGGATGGGGGAACCGCTGCTGAATGTGACTAATCTGTTGGGGGCGGTGCGGTGTATTAATGAGGATGTGGGGATTGGTCAGCGGTGTATTACGGTTTCTACGGTGGGGATACGCGATCGGATCCGCCAACTCGCTCAGTTCCGGGGACAATTCACCCTCGCCGTCAGCCTCCACGCCGGAAACCAACGCCTGCGGGAGCGACTCATCCCCACAGCTCGGAATTATCCCCTCCCAGACTTAATTGCCGAATGTCGGGAATATGTCCAAATCACCGGGCGGCGACTGACTTTTGAATATATTCTCTTAGCGGGAGTCAACGATAACCTGGAAAATGCCGCTCAACTGGCGCAAATGCTGCGCGGTTTCCAATCTCATGTAAATCTAATTCCCTACAATCCCATTAAAGAAGCCGATTATCAGCGTCCCGATGCTGAACGCATCCAGGCTTTTGCCGACGCTTTGGAGCAGCGACATATTGCCGTCAGCGTCCGCTACTCTCGCGGTCTCGAGGCGGATGCTGCTTGTGGTCAGCTCCGGGCCGCTGCTAAGTGA
- a CDS encoding SWIM zinc finger family protein — translation MTTYGTESDKKWWEQQWLDLLNSYRFKKRLERARRYAMEGNVLTIEFKEQKVIARVQGTEAEPYKISLWLDAFTDEDWQYIIETLSQRAIFSAKLLAGEMPPNIEEVFAANGLRLFPFTLQEIHSRCSCPDRANPCKHIGAVYYLLGDRFSEDPFLLFQLRGRTKQQIIAALREQRGNESGESGNDTGNEKVDDNRLHKPNFTPKIERFWQYDQQLDSGLVVIAPPPSSETILDVLGPLGSAALMQYFREVYSLVSQQAILDGLNRE, via the coding sequence ATGACGACATACGGCACAGAAAGCGATAAAAAATGGTGGGAACAGCAGTGGTTAGACTTGCTCAACTCCTATCGCTTCAAAAAGCGGCTGGAAAGAGCCCGCCGCTACGCAATGGAAGGCAATGTCCTCACCATTGAGTTTAAAGAGCAAAAAGTGATTGCCAGAGTGCAAGGCACAGAAGCCGAACCATATAAAATCTCCCTGTGGCTCGACGCCTTCACGGATGAAGACTGGCAGTATATCATTGAAACTTTATCCCAGAGAGCCATCTTTTCTGCCAAGTTGCTCGCGGGAGAAATGCCACCGAATATCGAAGAAGTTTTCGCCGCCAACGGGTTGCGGTTATTTCCCTTTACTCTGCAAGAGATCCACTCTCGCTGCAGCTGTCCTGACCGGGCTAACCCCTGTAAACATATTGGGGCGGTGTATTATTTACTGGGGGATAGATTCAGCGAAGACCCCTTCTTGCTGTTTCAGTTGCGCGGTCGCACGAAACAGCAAATTATTGCTGCTCTCCGGGAGCAGCGAGGAAATGAATCTGGCGAGAGCGGTAACGACACTGGCAATGAAAAAGTCGATGATAACCGGTTACACAAACCTAACTTTACTCCTAAAATCGAGCGGTTTTGGCAATATGACCAGCAATTAGACTCTGGGTTAGTAGTTATTGCGCCCCCACCTAGCAGCGAAACTATTTTGGATGTACTCGGTCCGCTCGGTTCGGCGGCTCTGATGCAATATTTTCGCGAAGTTTACAGCCTGGTGAGTCAGCAAGCGATTTTAGATGGCTTAAATCGGGAATAA
- a CDS encoding response regulator, producing MNQFSSDESPENKGNILVVDDTPVNLKILTHLLGQRGYTVRQALSGKMAVTACETTPPDLILLDINMPDMDGYQVCEHLKQNPHLSEIPVIFLSALDDVLDKVKAFDVGGSDYITKPFQALELFSRIENQLKLRSLQMQVNKKNYLLLQAVEELKQAQAQLVQKEKMVSLAQMVAGIAHEINNPVNFIYGNLSHISEYTEDLLQLLQLYQEAMPKPPANIEELQGDIDWEFISEDLQRMVGSMKAGADRIREIVLSLRSFSRLGEAEIKAVDIHEGIDSSLMLLQHRLQGQCHRPDITVIRSYGDLPKVNCSAAEINQVFLNILTNAIDALETPSPSGIATPTITITTSFGNDRQVAIVIADNGHGMTDTVKSHIFDPFFTTKKVGSGKGLGLSISYQIVADHDGKLSCDSTPGKGSTFTVLLPVQHQKQLFDNFVPSQISSVS from the coding sequence ATGAACCAATTTTCCTCGGACGAATCTCCCGAAAATAAAGGAAATATTCTCGTTGTTGACGATACACCAGTCAACCTGAAAATTTTAACCCACCTGCTCGGCCAAAGAGGCTATACCGTGCGTCAAGCATTGAGCGGCAAGATGGCAGTTACCGCCTGTGAGACTACCCCGCCGGACTTAATTTTGCTGGATATCAATATGCCAGATATGGATGGTTATCAGGTGTGCGAGCATCTGAAGCAAAATCCCCATTTATCAGAAATTCCGGTAATCTTTCTCAGCGCCCTTGATGATGTCCTGGATAAGGTAAAAGCCTTTGATGTGGGGGGGTCAGACTACATCACTAAGCCATTTCAAGCTCTAGAGCTGTTCTCCCGCATTGAAAATCAACTCAAGTTGCGTTCCTTGCAAATGCAGGTAAATAAAAAGAACTATTTGCTGCTGCAGGCGGTGGAAGAGCTAAAACAGGCGCAAGCCCAATTGGTGCAAAAGGAAAAAATGGTGAGTTTGGCGCAAATGGTGGCGGGAATTGCCCACGAAATCAATAATCCGGTGAATTTCATCTACGGCAACCTCTCCCATATTAGCGAATATACAGAGGATTTGCTCCAGCTCCTGCAACTCTACCAAGAGGCGATGCCCAAACCCCCAGCAAATATTGAGGAGTTGCAAGGAGATATTGATTGGGAGTTTATCTCGGAAGACTTGCAGAGAATGGTAGGCTCGATGAAGGCGGGAGCCGATCGGATCCGGGAAATCGTCCTCAGCTTACGCTCCTTCTCCCGCTTGGGAGAAGCAGAAATCAAGGCGGTGGATATCCATGAGGGGATAGATAGCTCCCTGATGTTGTTGCAACACCGACTCCAAGGGCAATGCCACCGTCCCGATATTACGGTAATTCGTTCCTACGGCGACTTGCCCAAAGTGAACTGCTCGGCGGCGGAAATTAATCAGGTATTTCTCAATATTTTAACTAACGCGATCGATGCCTTGGAAACACCTAGTCCATCTGGCATTGCTACCCCCACCATTACCATTACTACCAGTTTCGGCAATGACCGGCAAGTGGCGATCGTCATCGCCGACAACGGACATGGCATGACAGACACCGTTAAAAGCCACATTTTTGACCCATTTTTCACCACCAAAAAAGTAGGCAGTGGCAAAGGCTTAGGGCTCTCGATTAGCTATCAAATCGTCGCCGATCATGACGGCAAACTATCCTGCGACAGTACCCCCGGTAAAGGCAGCACATTTACCGTCCTCCTCCCCGTTCAACATCAAAAGCAACTGTTTGACAATTTTGTGCCCAGCCAAATATCTAGCGTCAGCTAA
- a CDS encoding response regulator, protein MNPESLQVEFFGKDILIVDDMPVNLRVLNQILTQHGYKVRKALSGEMALTACEATLPDLILLDILMPDLDGYEVCSRLKSQAKTRKIPVIFLSALDEAEDKVKAFHVGAADYISKPFQVEEVLARVTHQLTIVHLNQQLANQNAQLQKLNAELMRSNAELEQFAYVASHDLQSPLQATIGYADMLLWKYDSVLDENAKHYVNQIVQSGLRMKNLIQDLLAYSRLGNGQLDWQPVEAVAALQDALENLRQEIAATGAQINHSELPKVRGDRTQLTQLFQNLLSNAIKFRRSGVTPQINISCVAGDRGESRFAVSDNGIGIPEEKFDCIFEAFHRLHGYQEYPGTGLGMAICKRIVTRHGGRIWVNSQPGEGTTFYFTLDSLI, encoded by the coding sequence ATGAATCCTGAATCATTACAAGTAGAATTTTTCGGAAAAGATATTCTCATCGTTGATGATATGCCGGTGAATCTCCGGGTTTTAAATCAAATTTTGACTCAACATGGTTATAAAGTCCGCAAGGCTTTGAGTGGGGAAATGGCTTTGACTGCCTGCGAGGCCACTTTGCCAGATTTGATTTTACTGGATATTCTGATGCCGGATCTGGATGGGTATGAAGTATGTAGCCGCCTGAAATCTCAGGCGAAGACGCGGAAAATTCCGGTGATTTTTTTGAGTGCGCTGGATGAGGCGGAGGATAAGGTGAAGGCTTTTCATGTGGGAGCCGCTGACTATATCTCTAAGCCGTTTCAGGTAGAGGAGGTGTTGGCGAGAGTGACTCATCAACTCACCATTGTCCACTTGAATCAGCAGTTAGCTAATCAAAATGCCCAGTTGCAAAAGCTAAATGCCGAATTGATGCGATCTAACGCGGAACTGGAGCAATTCGCCTATGTGGCTTCTCACGATTTGCAATCGCCTCTCCAGGCGACGATCGGCTATGCGGATATGTTGCTGTGGAAATATGACAGTGTTTTGGATGAGAATGCCAAACACTATGTTAACCAGATTGTGCAGTCGGGCCTGCGGATGAAAAATCTGATTCAGGATTTGCTGGCTTATTCTAGGCTGGGAAATGGGCAGTTGGACTGGCAACCGGTGGAGGCGGTGGCGGCCCTGCAAGATGCTCTGGAGAATTTGCGCCAGGAAATCGCCGCTACTGGGGCGCAGATTAATCATTCGGAGCTGCCTAAAGTCAGGGGCGATCGCACCCAACTGACTCAGCTCTTCCAAAATCTCTTGAGCAACGCGATTAAGTTTCGTCGTTCCGGGGTGACTCCCCAAATCAATATTTCCTGCGTGGCGGGCGATCGTGGCGAGTCCCGCTTCGCCGTCAGCGACAACGGTATCGGTATCCCCGAGGAGAAGTTTGATTGCATCTTTGAGGCGTTCCACCGGCTCCACGGTTATCAGGAGTACCCGGGTACTGGTCTGGGGATGGCCATCTGCAAAAGAATCGTCACTCGCCACGGGGGCAGGATTTGGGTAAATTCTCAGCCCGGAGAGGGTACGACTTTTTATTTCACCCTTGATAGTCTCATATAA
- a CDS encoding serine hydrolase — MQLKSVMAAIVIGVGMGVGLCQPANAPPLAGNADAMNEETVSGLQEVLTNAVRSQGIPGAVMYVETPEGKWLGAAGVKNLLWKQPMQAGDRFRIGSITKTFVAAVVLQLYEEKRLDLDDPISKWLRPDIAAIVPNSQDITIQQLLNHTSGLPDYIDSDDFYPDYEAQPNHQWNAEEVITYIYGLETIAEPGEEFYYANTNYIILELIVQAVTGTSLAEQLRQRLYEPLDLNDTFMEEKEPIPGGSVSGYDDWDGDGKRDDVTKLEKWGLGDGGIISTAQDLATFARALFAEAKVIKIKTLALMLDFFPDDEGGGYGLGVTLTETDWGEAWGHTGKTGGFLSTMIYIPAQSATVVVLSNAADKGDPDAIAYDALELVLGEVSAKKPVYRESTSKNVTIEQ; from the coding sequence ATGCAATTAAAAAGTGTCATGGCGGCTATAGTGATTGGTGTGGGGATGGGAGTAGGACTTTGCCAGCCCGCCAATGCTCCCCCCCTAGCGGGGAATGCGGATGCGATGAATGAGGAAACGGTATCGGGACTGCAAGAGGTGCTGACAAATGCTGTGCGTTCTCAGGGGATACCGGGAGCGGTGATGTATGTGGAAACGCCGGAGGGGAAGTGGCTGGGAGCAGCGGGGGTGAAAAACCTGCTGTGGAAACAGCCGATGCAGGCGGGCGATCGCTTCCGCATTGGCAGCATCACGAAAACCTTTGTTGCCGCTGTAGTGCTACAACTATATGAAGAGAAAAGACTCGATTTAGACGACCCCATCAGCAAATGGTTGCGCCCTGATATTGCGGCGATCGTGCCCAACAGCCAAGATATCACGATTCAGCAGCTCCTCAACCACACCAGCGGGCTGCCAGACTACATCGATAGCGATGATTTTTACCCCGACTATGAAGCACAGCCAAACCATCAGTGGAATGCGGAAGAAGTGATTACCTACATTTATGGTTTAGAGACCATAGCGGAACCGGGGGAAGAATTTTATTATGCCAATACTAATTATATCATATTAGAATTAATAGTGCAAGCAGTTACCGGAACAAGTTTAGCGGAACAACTGCGGCAACGCCTCTACGAACCTCTGGATTTAAACGATACATTTATGGAAGAAAAAGAACCTATTCCTGGGGGTTCTGTATCGGGTTACGATGACTGGGATGGGGATGGCAAGCGTGATGATGTCACAAAACTAGAAAAATGGGGATTGGGGGACGGCGGCATCATTTCCACCGCCCAAGATTTAGCCACCTTCGCTCGCGCCTTATTTGCCGAAGCCAAAGTTATCAAAATTAAAACTCTGGCGTTGATGTTAGATTTCTTTCCCGACGATGAAGGCGGCGGCTACGGTTTAGGCGTCACTCTCACAGAAACTGATTGGGGAGAAGCCTGGGGACATACGGGCAAAACTGGTGGTTTTTTATCTACTATGATATATATTCCCGCCCAAAGTGCCACGGTGGTAGTTCTGAGCAATGCTGCGGATAAAGGCGACCCGGATGCGATCGCCTATGATGCCCTAGAGTTGGTATTGGGGGAAGTATCGGCAAAAAAGCCGGTTTATCGGGAGTCAACCTCAAAAAACGTTACGATTGAGCAATAG
- a CDS encoding ATP-binding protein, with protein sequence MKKIIGSTVVSQLQIPQKARIQVTSNLTELPPVLSWFEHFNHYPINQETWMQCQLALAEGFTNAVRHAHRGQPPTLPIEIEVSLSDKALEIRIWDCGPAFDFETMLKNLPPLKEGDAEGGRGLPLLKKISSRLSYDRYQDDRNASPEGFRNCLLIVKNYGNHL encoded by the coding sequence ATGAAAAAAATTATCGGGTCCACCGTCGTTTCCCAATTGCAAATTCCCCAAAAAGCTCGGATCCAGGTGACAAGCAACCTCACGGAACTGCCGCCAGTATTATCTTGGTTTGAACACTTTAACCATTACCCGATTAATCAAGAAACCTGGATGCAGTGCCAACTGGCTCTAGCAGAAGGCTTTACCAATGCGGTGCGGCACGCTCACAGGGGTCAACCCCCCACCCTCCCCATTGAAATTGAGGTATCCCTCTCGGACAAGGCTTTAGAAATTCGGATTTGGGATTGCGGTCCGGCTTTTGATTTTGAGACAATGCTCAAAAACCTGCCTCCTCTGAAAGAGGGTGATGCGGAAGGAGGACGGGGTTTACCACTGCTGAAGAAAATCTCTTCCCGCCTCAGCTACGATCGCTATCAGGACGATCGCAATGCCTCTCCTGAAGGTTTTCGCAATTGCCTGTTAATTGTGAAAAACTATGGCAATCACCTTTGA
- a CDS encoding PP2C family protein-serine/threonine phosphatase — MTKILVIDDDDTIRMLLMRALQKQGYEIAVAPNGKEGIEQALSLRPGLIICDWMMPLVDGLEVCRQIKSNPELSTTFFILLTSRGATEDRVTGLDTGADEFLSKPIQINELNARVRAGLRIYQLNQDLRSSNRRLEAELAEAATYVRSLLPPPLASPVRIHSTFIPSRQLGGDCFDYFWLDKEHLAMYLLDVAGHGLGATLPSVSVLNLLRSKSLPNVDFTQPAQVLSALNDGFQMDSHQDKYFTMWYGVYHCQKRQLVYACGGHPPAVLISPTGVELLKTPAMPVGMFPEIEYIQESCHIEPGSTLYLFSDGAYEINQPDGTLWTLEGFADLLASFRQNKASNLDLVLEKLRQISGNGNFEDDLSILEVNFT; from the coding sequence ATGACCAAGATTCTGGTGATTGATGATGACGATACGATTCGGATGCTGCTGATGAGAGCGCTGCAAAAGCAGGGTTATGAAATCGCTGTGGCACCAAATGGGAAAGAAGGAATCGAGCAGGCTCTGAGCTTACGCCCGGGTTTGATTATCTGTGACTGGATGATGCCCCTGGTGGACGGGTTGGAGGTGTGCAGGCAGATCAAATCTAATCCGGAGCTATCTACCACCTTCTTTATCCTGCTGACTTCTCGGGGGGCGACGGAAGACCGGGTGACGGGGTTGGATACGGGGGCGGATGAGTTTCTCTCTAAACCTATCCAAATTAATGAGCTGAATGCTAGGGTGCGAGCGGGTTTGAGAATTTACCAGCTTAATCAAGATTTGCGCTCTTCTAATCGGCGACTGGAAGCAGAGCTGGCGGAGGCGGCGACCTATGTGCGATCGCTCCTTCCCCCTCCCCTCGCCTCCCCTGTACGCATCCACAGCACCTTTATCCCCTCCCGCCAGCTCGGAGGTGACTGCTTTGATTACTTCTGGCTGGACAAGGAACACCTCGCCATGTACCTGCTCGACGTAGCCGGACATGGTTTAGGAGCCACCCTGCCATCAGTTTCCGTTTTAAACCTGTTGCGGTCCAAATCCCTGCCCAACGTGGATTTTACCCAACCGGCGCAAGTATTGAGTGCCTTAAACGATGGCTTTCAAATGGACTCCCACCAAGATAAATATTTCACCATGTGGTATGGAGTTTATCACTGCCAAAAACGCCAACTCGTTTATGCTTGCGGCGGTCATCCCCCGGCTGTACTCATCTCCCCAACCGGGGTGGAGTTGCTGAAAACTCCCGCCATGCCAGTTGGAATGTTTCCCGAAATCGAATATATCCAGGAAAGCTGCCACATTGAACCCGGTAGCACCTTATATTTATTCAGCGATGGCGCTTATGAAATCAACCAGCCAGATGGCACCCTCTGGACCCTAGAGGGTTTTGCCGATTTGCTGGCGTCTTTTCGCCAAAACAAGGCATCTAACCTAGACCTGGTATTGGAGAAACTGCGCCAGATCAGCGGTAACGGCAATTTTGAAGATGACTTATCGATTTTGGAGGTCAATTTCACTTAG
- a CDS encoding replication restart DNA helicase PriA, translating to MDRIQAVRCPNCGNHAERYHLTSRHQVQTQCPFCDYLMITCSRTGNVVEAYAPGILDRR from the coding sequence ATGGATCGGATCCAAGCTGTTCGCTGCCCGAACTGCGGCAACCACGCCGAGCGGTATCATTTAACTAGCCGCCACCAAGTCCAAACTCAATGCCCGTTTTGTGACTACTTGATGATTACCTGTTCCCGCACGGGGAATGTTGTGGAGGCGTATGCTCCGGGAATATTGGATCGGCGCTAA
- a CDS encoding PleD family two-component system response regulator — protein MSTSGLEPSQGNILVVDDRPDNVRLLSFMLVQQGYRVRKALDGQMAITACQTNPPHLILLDINMPDMDGYEVCQRLKANETTRDIPVIFLSILDDVLDKVKAFKVGGSDYITKPFQFEEVVARVENQLKIQSLKLQLKQQNQLLEQQNALLVQEVEKRRYAEMALQKANHRLQYLVVMDSLTEVANRRHFDECLQKEWHRCARSQIFLALILCDIDYFKCYNDTYGHLAGDACLKQVAAAISRAAKRPGDTIARYGGEEFAAILPNTNFQGALQVAQRIKHEVHQLQIPHTASAVTDLITLSMGIASTVPDYRTSPDLLIAQADKALYEAKQGGRDRYCGTDVRAQVSEMGFTPHTP, from the coding sequence ATGAGTACAAGTGGATTGGAGCCCAGCCAAGGCAATATCCTCGTAGTTGACGATCGTCCGGATAACGTGCGTCTTTTATCCTTTATGCTGGTGCAGCAAGGATATCGCGTGCGCAAAGCTCTTGACGGCCAGATGGCCATTACGGCTTGTCAGACGAACCCGCCACACCTGATTTTGCTCGATATCAATATGCCGGATATGGATGGTTATGAGGTTTGCCAGCGGCTGAAAGCTAACGAAACCACTCGCGATATTCCGGTAATTTTCCTCAGCATTTTAGATGATGTGCTGGACAAGGTGAAAGCCTTTAAAGTTGGTGGGTCTGACTATATCACCAAGCCGTTCCAGTTTGAGGAGGTGGTGGCCAGAGTGGAAAATCAGCTCAAGATTCAGAGCCTTAAACTGCAGCTCAAGCAGCAAAATCAGCTCCTAGAGCAGCAAAATGCTTTGTTGGTTCAGGAAGTGGAAAAGCGGCGGTATGCCGAAATGGCGCTGCAAAAAGCTAACCACCGGTTGCAGTATTTAGTGGTGATGGACAGTTTGACGGAAGTGGCAAATCGCCGTCACTTTGACGAATGTTTACAAAAAGAGTGGCACCGCTGTGCTAGGAGCCAAATTTTTCTGGCTTTGATTTTGTGTGATATTGATTATTTTAAATGTTATAATGACACTTACGGTCATTTGGCGGGTGATGCTTGTTTGAAGCAAGTGGCGGCGGCGATTAGCCGCGCTGCTAAGCGCCCAGGGGATACGATCGCCCGCTACGGCGGCGAAGAGTTTGCCGCCATCCTCCCCAACACTAATTTTCAGGGAGCCCTGCAGGTGGCTCAAAGAATTAAGCATGAAGTGCATCAGCTCCAAATTCCCCATACTGCATCCGCTGTCACCGATTTAATTACTTTGAGCATGGGTATTGCCAGTACCGTACCCGATTATCGCACATCCCCGGACCTGCTGATTGCCCAGGCGGATAAGGCACTTTATGAAGCTAAGCAGGGGGGGCGCGATCGTTATTGCGGCACCGATGTCCGAGCCCAAGTCTCGGAGATGGGCTTTACCCCCCATACCCCCTAG